The following DNA comes from Sander lucioperca isolate FBNREF2018 chromosome 2, SLUC_FBN_1.2, whole genome shotgun sequence.
GTGGCAGTCTGTGAGGCATTTGTCTTAATGTCTTAATAATAATGGCTTGCCAGAACCCagtttccttcctttcctctttccttctttccttactctcttgtgtttgttttgcgTGAACCATTAACAAAGTGTGGACCAgtatgagtgtttgtgtgtgctctgCTTTTGACCATATGTCTGCACTAAGAGGATTAGTCAGCTACCTAGCTTCCCCAGGACTCACAGATAGACGTTCATTTGGCCAATCACTTTGGAAGTTCATAAATAATCCTGTTTCCTCATTGTATTGCCTCCTAATTATACAGTGTTTACATTGTCACAGCCATGACTTGACAATGGGatggctgtcaaataaatgtttttttaatacacGTAAACATTAGATGCATGAATGCCTGCCAAACTCAACACTGCCGGAATAGGTTTGACTTTTAGTCAAACAGTAAGAATCTGAgacttttgtgtttgtatgagtCTTCTCTTTGACCATGTCTGTATGTTTTTCAGGTCTTCTACACAGAGATGAGGAATGGCCATCCAATGGGTACAGCGTCTTTGATGGAGGTGCCTCTCAGCTTGGACATGCTGACCACTGTGAGTTCACAGCTTTTAACAGTGCTGCTTTATGTTTAAAATCAGTGGTGAACGTGCTtagaaaaatgttgcttttgatctatcttttcatgggatttgttgacaatatatgttaatatttggtgACAATGACTATTAAATCCACCATCAAATCTTGCAAGATTTTAGAAAATACATACACTCAAACATTTATGGATACCTCTGCTCTTATTTTCTCAAAAGGGGCAATTTGACGGACAAGCAAGCTTTGTGAGTATCTGACTTGACTTTCCACTCAGATTCTGAAACAATCCCTAATCAGTAATTTAGTCTTCCCCATCTCTTCGTCCACcatctttccttctttttttattggctcctgtcttttttctcatttttctctCCCTTTAAATGTCCTTGCAGATATGCTCCTGCTTATTTTTCCATATCTATCTGTATCTCTACCCTCACTCACCCATATGCCGTCTTCTAGGATGTGGACATTGGTAACCTTAAAGTGAACACTAAGTACAGAGTCACTGTCGGAGCGTATGGTTGGGCAGGGGAGGGTAGACCCAGCATGCCCAGAGACATCGGCACTGCTTCACATGGTAAGAAAATGCAAGTAGAAGTAATCCATTTTTACAGCTGATACTATTATTTATACCGTAGTATTGTCAATACCTTCCACTGAATTCAATTTCTTTCTGTATCATTAGACATGTGCATGCCGCCGTCACCCCCCACTCAGCCTGTTGTCAAGGCTGTATCTGACACAGAGCTGGCATTGTCATGGCAGCCAGGAGAGAGTGAGGGAAGCGCACCTGTCCTTCACTTCCTGGTGGCTTACATCAGGTCAGTCATTGAGTGATCTGCCTCAAGAAAGCAATTAACGCAGCTTCATGTTTATCAAACCGGCCTTTTGTGACCTCACCAGCACAGGGTTGCTGCCAATACTCAGACACACATTTACAGGTatatacatttacacacacactcaattaCACACAGGTCACACATATACGCCATCAACCATCAATCCAGCCCATATATACACTTACCAGGTGAAGAGCAGCCTGAAGTGGCCGTTTCATAGAGTGAAAGAACAGGCCAGTGATGGAACAAGAAAATCCATGTTCCATAACTGGCTGtaagaggaaaaggaaaaggcGGCCTGGTTTTATCTTCCTGTTCATTTTCTCAATTGATAAACGGTTTGATGCGGCCATTATTACAAATGTGGAAAATTTTAGGAACTacacttattcgctttcttgcagagagttagttGAGAAACAACTggttagcatagcttagcataaagactggaagcagggtaaacagctagcctggctttgtACGAATGTTCGGAAATACGACTACCAGCACCtcaaagctcactaattaacactctgtactttctttgtttattctgtacacaaactgaaacattaaaacaacaagttgtggttttatgAAGTTATGTGCTGAAACTAAATCTTGGCCAGATGCAGTGATGCAGTTATATGTCATACGATATTAACACTTTTCTTCTTTCCAAACATTTATCGGTGTTCATGAATAGATGTATATAGCTGCACATTCAGCCTCCCTAATCAGAGTCTCTGCATCCACTCATCGTCACATTACTATGATACAGAATACACAGCTCTCTTTTACAGTGAATGTCGTGAGGCCTTTGCTGCTCTGCTTAATCCAACCATTTGTGTTTTGACATGAGGATCagttgagacacacacacacacacacacacacacacacacacacacacacacacacacacacacacacacacacacacacacacacacacacacacacacacacacacacataaagaacCTCCCATGTCTAGACGGGTCCTCGGACTACAATGTCAAGAAAGTCCAAAATAATTTGCCTGGAGTCCTTGCcagacataaataaaaatggcagattgaatttaaaaatgcCTCCATAAgaattgtttaaaataaaataaaataaagaaaatcaaaCACAATTGTGTTGCCTATTGTGGTAAAGACCCTGAGATTAGgcaaagacaaagagacagaggcagagaaaCTGTCACTTACTGTGACAGAGAAGACATAAATCAGTGTCTGTTTTTGCATGCAGGGACATTTTCCACACAAAAGGGCCatctcagaggcaaatatttcTCCCCTTACATCAAAAGAGGCATTGCTGAAGAGAGACATTGATTGGTAATGAAATGACTATTCAACAGATAGTTGTGACTCCAGGCACCCAGAAACAGCACACAAATATGGCAGCTGGAGATGGAAGCAGGAGATGATAGgcagaaaaaataaagttcagGAGttcatcattttgttttttgctcTACTTTTTAAAACAACACTCTGATTAAAGCAGAAAATAATGCGTTAAGACTTAAAGAGGCtcaaaaatagtaacaaaacaacataaaaaaactcaattaattccttgttttgttttgtttgaaaacttAGTAATTGTACTCTTTGCAATCACTTCTAGACATTTTCAAAGGCATACAACAGCAGAAGGAACACAATAAAGTGAAAGATCACATCAGAATTTTTAAACAACCCTCACAAAAACATATCATCATCctcaaaacaattatttagaaGTTGTTTTGAGAGTTAtgatttttgtaaaaaaaaaaaaaaaaagaatcccctAAAGACCACTCATAGTTTGTGAAATGTCACAAGTGGAAACATATTGTTTGTAATTGCAATatcagaaaataaaaattaaataagaTATATTTGCGTGTCTTGTCGTTCACAGGCCAGAAATGGACACAGAGTGGACATATATCCGTGAGCCCATTGAGACTAACTCCATGGTTTTGAAGGGGTTATTACCGGAAACAGAGTACCAGTTTGTTGTCAGGGCGGCCAACGTGCACGGAGTTAGCCCACCCAGCCACATCAACAACCCTGTGCGCACTGGTAAGGCTGAACGTTGATCTCTGAGCCAAGTGATGTGACAGCCAGGAATGGTTAGTCTCGGCTCCCTCGTTAATCTGGTTTcaacaacattttaaaacaaaagtcagttttagtttagtttcaacAATACACCCACGCAGAACTAAACAgactatgtttattttttttgcatatcCAAAGTTATTCTCACAATAAAACATTCACCATGTTCAACCACACTGTATAAATCCAAACATTACAATGGAGACATTTCTCCCAGCACTGTGAAGCAATGGaactgtgttttttctttcaaattcTTGAATTCTCTCTCATAATATGCTACCTTTATTACATTGAAATATTTAAGCATATTTTTTTCCGTTATAAAAGTCTCATCACAATACAATTCCACAATATAATAAGCTCACACAACTTCCTCAAGTCATCATTATAGAATAAATTACATGTATCCCATTCATTTAGACAAGAAAAGACAGTTTGTCTTTTGAGCTTGAATGTAGGACAGCAcctgtcagtgtgtcagtggAGCCTTGGATGATGGAGATGTAGAGCAACAGAGtcatttactttattatttttgaTGTAGTCAGCTGTTGGTAGTCGGCTGATGGTAGTGGTGATGGGGGTGGGGGACGGTCAGGAGGACTTACTgatattaaaacacacacacacacacacacacacacacacacacacacacacacacacacacacacacacacacacacacacacacacacacacacacacgttcacacaGGTGTGTactacacatacatacatgcagtaATAGTAATGTCTTAATGGATCGAGGATCATGACATTCAAACAATTTACCTACAGATTTGTGGGCAAAATGTTAGGCTCATGTGTGAGTGGATGCTTGTGCATATAAGGTTTTAGGAGTATGACTAAATATAATTGAACAGCCATGTAGACACAATCATATTATCCAGATTTTGTTCTGTGACCTACAGACCACACTGCTGACTCTTGAAAGCCATGTGGGCCAGCTGCATCTGCCTCACACGCTATGTTAGATGTCAGACTGTTGTAAACTGCTCTGATTGAATTAAGAGTGCTAAGTCCTGCTAGACtgctcagagacagagacacagagatagaaagacagacaggaagagaggTAATATTAGAAAGACCTTGCTAAGAATAATGTCAATGAAAGTTACATGAAACAAGATAAAATTAAACAggcacaaacagacagacagacagacagacggaccgAAATGAAGAGATAGAGAAGCGTGGTTTCTTAGCAGGGGATAAAAGCGGGTTACGTCCGAGTCTCATCAGACAGGATTAAGGACGGGATGCCAGACCCCTTCTCTGCCCATCCACACCCCTGatggatgcacacacacaatacgCCACTGCTTGAGTTAACAGCGGGGGCGGGCTTGACTGACTAACATAGTTTTCTTGTCGCTCTTTCTgtgacagtttgtgtgtgtgtgtgtgtgtgtgtgtgtgtgtgtgtgtgtgtgtgtgtgtgtgtgcacgcgtgcctgcctgcgtgcgtgcgtgcgtgcttgcatgtgtgtgtgtgtttatagaaGTTGGAAGCAGGGTGGTATGGACTAAGGGGGATTGTTACACAACATAAGATTAGTTTACTGAGGGCTTTTTGGGCTTCCCCCTCTCCCTGTATACCAGCACTCAGTATTCAGGATTTATTGTTATTAGGCTGTGCTAATTAGCACTTTAAATCTTGGCATCCATTCAGGCTTAATAGTCAAGTTTCTATGAgatctttgatttttttttgcagtatGCTATGTTTTATAAGTGGTCAATGATCAATCCATAACtacaaaatatttttcaattCCCTAACTTACCTTACATTATGGTAAACTTGTAATATTTGATACTATAGATGGAGGTGGAAGAGCAAGGAGACAAGAGGGAGGGGATGTTGTTATGTAAGCTAAGATTAAGCTGTGTCAAGGTAGAGTGGATGACAGGGGAAGTGTCAAATTGAACATGCACACTGTTGTTTTTCCatctttttgtactttattttgtagaaaggatttttttaacatcttaagcttcataattattttatttctatacgttttattttttttttttttatttaacctttatttatccaggtaagtcgattgagaactaattctcatttgcaacgacgacctgtcacattcacacagttacacattcatacctggaagttgcccagtacaaccacagtctgatctgctggccactgagcagctccattGGAGCGGTTGgagttaagggccttgctcaagggcacctcagtggtggtaatgagggagggacaagcactGCTCTTTCAATTTCcacacccagattttatcctgtcggtctggggactGAACCGGCGACCTCCTCCGGTCACAAGCCtgcctttaggccaccactgcctaaATGTACAACTGTTCTGTCggtcaacatactgtatgtgtaccaAATATATAACACATTTATGCAAGGTGTAAGTGGTCTTTCTGAATGTATGTTTAAATGAAGGTATAATTATTTATGATGTCTTATTTATCTCAACCAAAACCTTGTTAAGTTATTCAACTAACTATTTATATTGGAAAAACTACTAACTGATTAATTAAGTAGGTTTATTATGAGGATTATTTTTGCAGCAGCAGTTACAGTAGCTAACCAAAAAATTGGTTTTATGCTACGCTCAGAGTATTCACTGTCTGGCTTTCTTTTTGTACATTATTAGCTGCCGTTCCGTATCGAGGAGACATGTTTCAGTACGTGGTGCAGCAGCCTGGGTACAGGCAAAAAGGTAGACCCGCTGGGCCAGAAGCTGTTACTACTATTTCTTCAGTGAAATGTTGTGACATTCCCCAGCCCATGATCATTCATCATAGGAAAACAGTCATACACAGAGGACCCAAGCATCATCTCTTTCATGTGAATTGGACACCATTGTTgtttgggccattttcattgtCATCATCATTTTGTGACCAGAACTTAGTGTATTGACTAACGGCTGACTTGTGTTTCATCACTGACCAACTTTGTTTGACCCTTTAACGTGCAGTcattgtgtatgtttttatcAACTGTCTTTAAAGAATTAAACCTTTAAAAGCATGTAATAAACAGTATGTGTTTTTACTGGCATTCTGAACAGGTGCATCATATGTTGGCAGTGGTGATTATGGACGTTACATCACAGATTCAAGGAACAAAGATGAAGATGTCTTCGACATTGATGACTCTGATTATGATATCTTTATTGAGGAGGTGGGTTATTACATACAACAGCTGGACAGGGATACTTAAACATTTCAGGCATATTTAATCTTATATATCATCTTCCTCTTATTAGTTGAAGCCATTCCCAGGTATCAATCAGGATAACAGGAAGTCCCAGCTTCGTTCACGCCCTGATCCGCCATCTGGTCGGAACGTTGTTTACCGTATGAACACCATCGCTCCTCCCAACGTTACTGCCCCTCCAGCTTCCTCCACCACCTCATCCATCTTCCCAGATTTCACAGATCTGGTTTTCTCACCTATCTCAGAGCCCAGTACCACTATTGACACCACAACTACTGCCCCACTTACCACTTCCAGGTAAGATGTACGCTAAAAACCTCAATTTACTTTGCTATCTGTTTTAATGAAGGTATCtgtttaatattgataaaatatCACTGCAACTGGAGGGGGAAATGGCCTCTCTTTTAAAAGCAAAGTTGAACATGTACAGATGTTTCCCTATGAAGGGcgaaaaataaagttatcaAGAAGGTTTCGTTTATCTCAACAAAATCACAATTATTGCGATTCCTCTTGCTCTTTGATTTCTAGATTGCTTTTTCTACTGGCTTTCTGCTTTCTACTAAACGCCATCGACAGCTTATTTTTTGTGGTGGAGACAGAATGGAGAATTTAAGCTGTCATTCTGATTGTGATGTACAGCACTTCTAGCTTGGCATCGCCAGACTGCTCTGGAACCTCTCAGTTCATTTTTGATTTCAAAATTGCATTTGAAAGTAAAACATAGTTGTTAGCTAAACTACTGACTATGCACTGTAAACCATACTAAACATCCTTatctttcttcctcttctgaTCCACCTTAGCATCACTTTGCCCACCACCACTACCACTCCAACCATGTCCCCCTGGAAAGGTGAGGTGCCTCGTGTGTACGACCTGACCTGCGATGATACTGTGTGCCCACCTGACAGCTTCTGTCTCAGCGATTACGACGGTGGAGGCTCACGCTGCCACTGTAACCTCGGACGGAGAGGGGACACTTGCTCTGAGGGTGAGAGAATTGTAGTTGGGTGCAAGCCTTCGTAAAAGTGTGGTGATGGGACAGCTCTCATTTTTGTAACACTTCCagctttttttcaaatataCATTTGCCATGACTTTAATCTTTGTTCTTCTTCAGTGGTATCAGTGAACTTTCCGAGGTTCTTTGGCTACTCTCACATGACCTTTGAACCCTTGAAGAACTCCTACCAGACCTTTCAGATCACTTTGGAGTTCAAGGTAAAGAACCATGTGTTTTTTTCCAATgatctttttctttcaaaaggagaaaagagCTTTGAAACAGTTTCTCTGTGGTACAGGCAGACTCTGAGGATGGCTTGTTGCTATACTGTGGAGAGAATGAACACGGCCGTGGAGACTTCACTTCTTTGGCTCTGGTGCGAGGCAAGCTGCACTACAGGTGAGAACACATATGGGTTTAGATTCTCAAAGGTTTAGCTGGTGAATAAAAGCAGCATACAGAAACTAAACTTTAAAATGATGTCAGCTGTCACATACTGTTGGTCAAAAGAAAGTGGattaaaagatgttttttttgcgAAAACAAAGTGTCCTTAATGCTGGAAAACAATTCtttaaaagcatcaaaagcAGCTTGCTTGTAGAAACCATCTTATAGGGGATGTAAACATAATACCGTATTTCCATTTGATTTAATGGTGTCTTGCGTATCTTCAGTGACATGTTAGAACAAGCAGATAGAGAATAGATCTGTGATATTGTATGAAGAGTTAAAGAGGCTAAGGATGCATACGCTTATTACAGCATTTGTGTCATGTCGGCATATGTAACAACTGAATATTTAATCTGTTTTCCCTCAGGTTTAACTGTGGTACAGGAGCTGCTCAAATAGTTAGTGAGAGTCACATTGTTGTCGGTCAGTGGCACATGGTCACCATCTTCAGAGATGGAATGAGCGGCTGGCTGCGTATGGACAATGACACCCCAATATCTGGGCGCTCACAGGTAACCGTAACAcatgcaggttttttttgcataaatggatcttgtcaaaataaaatacatctttgaaaatgaaaaagcttTTTGCGGTATAAATATGAGACATTGCTGACAATATTGTCATTTAAGCCATTCGGGGAGTGGACCAGCGTCAAAGTGTTTTTACAGTAATAAAGGATCAAGCACATTTTGTTCTCTTCACTCTTTGCTCCTTCAGGGCCAGTACACTAAGATCACTTTCCGCTCCCCGCTGTATGTGGGTGGATCACCGAATGCATATTGGCTGGTCAAGGCGACAGGGACAAATCGTGGCTTTCTTGGCTGCATTCAGAGTCTGACCATCAACAACAAGGCAACAGACATCAGACCCTGGCCTCTGGGCAGAGCTCTGAGTGGAGCTGATATAGGTGAGgaagcatacagtatgtgtgggaGTTTATACAGGTATTATCTTTCTTTGGCTGCTGCCACAAATAAATAATCCTTCCCATGTTACCCATAATGCACTGATTCTCCTCTCAGGTGTTGGTGCTCAGAGCAGCTATGCCTCTGTATAAGTAAACTACTTATTTTGGACTTTgtacataaaaagtcataatattagAGGGCTCTATTTGAATTTAGATGGCAGTATATATTCATTGCACAGTTTGGTACTATTGTACTATTTCACTTTATCTAACAAATAAAAGCAAAGCAAGGCACATTATGACAGCATTCATTCTAAAGCACCTGACAGTTGCATCCCAAAATaatataagaaaagaaaaaatctgGTTATTATTAGTGGTCACGACTTAAGATACTTTTTTTGTCgcaatcagaaaaaaaatagccttttaaTAATTAGGTTTTAGTCCATTTGTATTTGAAGCAGGGAGCAGACACGTTTTACAAATTATGCTATTATTATATCTATACGCCCAGTTATGGAGAAAGAATGTTACATGGAAATAATGAAATTCCTGAAACTGTATTTGCTTTTATGTATCCATCTTTTTCCAGTTATCTGTACAGGGACATGCTGAGCCTGCCTAAATCACCTCATATCTCCTTGCCACCAGGTGAGTGCAGCGACAGCATATGTGACCTGATCAGCTGTGCCAGTGGTGGGATCTGCTTTGCAAACCGCGCCGATGGCTACATCTGCCTGTGCCCGCTCGGCTTCAGGGGAGCACTTTGTGAAGAGAGTGAGTCAACTCTATTTTCCTTTGTCTCACACCTACAAAAAGAACACATACCATGGTGAAAGTAGAGAGTAAAATCCCTTTGGGGTTTATTCTTCCTTGATGGCTGTCATTGTCACACAAACCTTTTAAGTAATTACTGACCACTTTAGTGCTACATGAAGGAAAATTGGTGGAGATAAGTATTATTATGTCTTAGATAGTGCCAGAGGGATTGATAGCATGTAAGACCAGCTTTCACACAATATAACCCTCCactttctcttcttcctccctgTGTCCTTTCTCTCCATTTTCTTCTGTTCTATcaacttttatttctttctcctcctcttcactcTTAATCATTATAATGCTCATATCTCTTCTTCCCCTGGGGCCCAAATCCTTCTTCTGTCTTTCAttcctgctcttttcttttcatgtcttcTCTCTAACTCTTCAGCTTTCTCACTGTTCTCACCTCTCTTCAATGAGACAGTGTTTTCGTACGCTGTCATCCAGTGGCCTCAGTCCTCTCAGAGTTATCTGTCCTTCATGGAGTTTGAGCTGACGTTTCAGCCATCGATGCCCAACGGGACGCTGCTGTACAGTGATGACGCAGGCAGCGGAGACTTCTTGGCTATCAACCTGGTGGACAGATATGTAGAGTTCAGATTTGACTGCGGCTCTGGAGGAGCTACGATAAGGTATTAAATAGCTGCACTCACTCCACTCATACTATTCTCTGTCTCCTTTACTTTCTCATTGCTACTGGTCTCTGTTGTATGTGATGATCTGTGCTACAGGAGTGAAGAGCAGATCAGTCTGGACACATGGCATGAGCTGAGGGTGTCTCGTACAGCAAAGAGTGGTATCCTTCAGGTGGACAGTCAGAGGCCAATGGAAGGAATCGCTGaggtattttgtttctgtgctgcgTAAAGCTGCATTAGGTCAtttttagtctcgctttgccagaccttcctccacagtactgcggaggagggtctggctagtccacacagcattccgggataggagaaaaacattctctggtttattggcatttctttaaaccaatcacaatcgtcttgggcggtggtaagcaccgggaaaagccgtggtgccactgcaaaatagcctcaggaaggaacgttttttggtggaacgtgtacattcaaaggttgttttagtcatgcaacagaaaactcagattcaacaggctagctgtctggatttaccctgcagagatctgaggagcagttaaccatagtcctcataaatcgaacggagtttaaaattccaacacaaacaaaactgaaggaaatggacatccggctgaaaagagtgacatccggcggaagtTCCaatggcaacggagcaatcccggaagcaACAGGGTCTTTGTCCACTATTAAATTCTGTGATGATGAAACTATCTTTTTATAAAGACAAAATTGACCTTAAACTTTCTAAATGGCACTTTTTCACTTAGTTTCTGAAAAGGGAAAACATTGATGTTAATCTTAAAGAACATATGTGTTTATATGGCATAACTAGATTCATTAACACATAGCTGACATAAATAACTAGTACATTTCTGTTTGATTTACTCTTCAGGGAGCTTTTACTCAGATAAACTGCAGTTCACCTCTTTATGTTGGCGGAGTACCAGAATACGATAAAACCAAGAGGACAGCAGGTGTGATAAAGCCCTTCACTGGAATTATTCAGAAGGTATTAGCATATCCACACCTGTAACACctgtatttaaaaatgtatttgctgcTACAATTATTTTGACATTCATTACAAATCCATCACACTGGTAATGAGTAAACAATAAGAAGTTTATATTTAAGTCACAACACTTGGTTCTGTCgcaaaaaaacatgatgtaGCACATAACATCTTTACAGTAACAAAACTGTGTCTAGTTGAATTTGTATATCCTTTCTTGCCacctcctccttttcctcctctttgtctctgtctgtttcttttctttccccttCCCCAGCTGATACTCAATGACCGCACCATCCCGATAACAACTGGCTCAGCTGGTGGAGTTAATGTAGCAAATTCAGCTCACCCATGTGTGGAAAGTCCCTGTGCCAATGGAGGGACCTGCAGGCCAAAGTGGGACA
Coding sequences within:
- the LOC116056546 gene encoding pikachurin isoform X3, with protein sequence MESTCKERSLLYLLLFAICTASICFCARRSSPRRSDRLSPPLDIQLETVNCTAFSVRWKMPRRHVSTITGYKVFYTEMRNGHPMGTASLMEVPLSLDMLTTGQFDGQASFDVDIGNLKVNTKYRVTVGAYGWAGEGRPSMPRDIGTASHDMCMPPSPPTQPVVKAVSDTELALSWQPGESEGSAPVLHFLVAYIRPEMDTEWTYIREPIETNSMVLKGLLPETEYQFVVRAANVHGVSPPSHINNPVRTGASYVGSGDYGRYITDSRNKDEDVFDIDDSDYDIFIEELKPFPGINQDNRKSQLRSRPDPPSGRNVVYRMNTIAPPNVTAPPASSTTSSIFPDFTDLVFSPISEPSTTIDTTTTAPLTTSSITLPTTTTTPTMSPWKGEVPRVYDLTCDDTVCPPDSFCLSDYDGGGSRCHCNLGRRGDTCSEVVSVNFPRFFGYSHMTFEPLKNSYQTFQITLEFKADSEDGLLLYCGENEHGRGDFTSLALVRGKLHYRFNCGTGAAQIVSESHIVVGQWHMVTIFRDGMSGWLRMDNDTPISGRSQGQYTKITFRSPLYVGGSPNAYWLVKATGTNRGFLGCIQSLTINNKATDIRPWPLGRALSGADIGECSDSICDLISCASGGICFANRADGYICLCPLGFRGALCEETFSLFSPLFNETVFSYAVIQWPQSSQSYLSFMEFELTFQPSMPNGTLLYSDDAGSGDFLAINLVDRYVEFRFDCGSGGATIRSEEQISLDTWHELRVSRTAKSGILQVDSQRPMEGIAEGAFTQINCSSPLYVGGVPEYDKTKRTAGVIKPFTGIIQKLILNDRTIPITTGSAGGVNVANSAHPCVESPCANGGTCRPKWDSYECDCPLGYDGRHCQKECGNYCLNTVTEAIEIPQFIGRSYLTYDNRDILKRVSGSRTNLFMRFKSTAKDGLLLWRGDSPMRPNSDFLSMGLQDGALIFSYNLGSGAANIAVNGTFTDGKWHRVKAVRDGQSGKLTVDDYGAKTGRAPGKMRQLNINGPLYVGGMKEIALHTNRQYIGGLVGCVSHFTLSTDYHLALVEDAADGKNINTCSN
- the LOC116056546 gene encoding pikachurin isoform X1 produces the protein MESTCKERSLLYLLLFAICTASICFCARRSSPRRSDRLSPPLDIQLETVNCTAFSVRWKMPRRHVSTITGYKVFYTEMRNGHPMGTASLMEVPLSLDMLTTGQFDGQASFDVDIGNLKVNTKYRVTVGAYGWAGEGRPSMPRDIGTASHDMCMPPSPPTQPVVKAVSDTELALSWQPGESEGSAPVLHFLVAYIRPEMDTEWTYIREPIETNSMVLKGLLPETEYQFVVRAANVHGVSPPSHINNPVRTAAVPYRGDMFQYVVQQPGYRQKGASYVGSGDYGRYITDSRNKDEDVFDIDDSDYDIFIEELKPFPGINQDNRKSQLRSRPDPPSGRNVVYRMNTIAPPNVTAPPASSTTSSIFPDFTDLVFSPISEPSTTIDTTTTAPLTTSSITLPTTTTTPTMSPWKGEVPRVYDLTCDDTVCPPDSFCLSDYDGGGSRCHCNLGRRGDTCSEVVSVNFPRFFGYSHMTFEPLKNSYQTFQITLEFKADSEDGLLLYCGENEHGRGDFTSLALVRGKLHYRFNCGTGAAQIVSESHIVVGQWHMVTIFRDGMSGWLRMDNDTPISGRSQGQYTKITFRSPLYVGGSPNAYWLVKATGTNRGFLGCIQSLTINNKATDIRPWPLGRALSGADIGECSDSICDLISCASGGICFANRADGYICLCPLGFRGALCEETFSLFSPLFNETVFSYAVIQWPQSSQSYLSFMEFELTFQPSMPNGTLLYSDDAGSGDFLAINLVDRYVEFRFDCGSGGATIRSEEQISLDTWHELRVSRTAKSGILQVDSQRPMEGIAEGAFTQINCSSPLYVGGVPEYDKTKRTAGVIKPFTGIIQKLILNDRTIPITTGSAGGVNVANSAHPCVESPCANGGTCRPKWDSYECDCPLGYDGRHCQKECGNYCLNTVTEAIEIPQFIGRSYLTYDNRDILKRVSGSRTNLFMRFKSTAKDGLLLWRGDSPMRPNSDFLSMGLQDGALIFSYNLGSGAANIAVNGTFTDGKWHRVKAVRDGQSGKLTVDDYGAKTGRAPGKMRQLNINGPLYVGGMKEIALHTNRQYIGGLVGCVSHFTLSTDYHLALVEDAADGKNINTCSN
- the LOC116056546 gene encoding pikachurin isoform X2, with protein sequence MESTCKERSLLYLLLFAICTASICFCARRSSPRRSDRLSPPLDIQLETVNCTAFSVRWKMPRRHVSTITGYKVFYTEMRNGHPMGTASLMEVPLSLDMLTTGQFDGQASFDVDIGNLKVNTKYRVTVGAYGWAGEGRPSMPRDIGTASHDMCMPPSPPTQPVVKAVSDTELALSWQPGESEGSAPVLHFLVAYIRPEMDTEWTYIREPIETNSMVLKGLLPETEYQFVVRAANVHGVSPPSHINNPVRTAAVPYRGDMFQYVVQQPGYRQKGASYVGSGDYGRYITDSRNKDEDVFDIDDSDYDIFIEELKPFPGINQDNRKSQLRSRPDPPSGRNVVYRMNTIAPPNVTAPPASSTTSSIFPDFTDLVFSPISEPSTTIDTTTTAPLTTSSITLPTTTTTPTMSPWKGEVPRVYDLTCDDTVCPPDSFCLSDYDGGGSRCHCNLGRRGDTCSEVVSVNFPRFFGYSHMTFEPLKNSYQTFQITLEFKADSEDGLLLYCGENEHGRGDFTSLALVRGKLHYRFNCGTGAAQIVSESHIVVGQWHMVTIFRDGMSGWLRMDNDTPISGRSQGQYTKITFRSPLYVGGSPNAYWLVKATGTNRGFLGCIQSLTINNKATDIRPWPLGRALSGADIGECSDSICDLISCASGGICFANRADGYICLCPLGFRGALCEETFSLFSPLFNETVFSYAVIQWPQSSQSYLSFMEFELTFQPSMPNGTLLYSDDAGSGDFLAINLVDRYVEFRFDCGSGGATIRSEEQISLDTWHELRVSRTAKSGILQVDSQRPMEGIAEGAFTQINCSSPLYVGGVPEYDKTKRTAGVIKPFTGIIQKLILNDRTIPITTGSAGGVNVANSAHPCVESPCANGGTCRPKWDSYECDCPLGYDGRHCQKAVTEAIEIPQFIGRSYLTYDNRDILKRVSGSRTNLFMRFKSTAKDGLLLWRGDSPMRPNSDFLSMGLQDGALIFSYNLGSGAANIAVNGTFTDGKWHRVKAVRDGQSGKLTVDDYGAKTGRAPGKMRQLNINGPLYVGGMKEIALHTNRQYIGGLVGCVSHFTLSTDYHLALVEDAADGKNINTCSN